In Nicotiana tabacum cultivar K326 chromosome 19, ASM71507v2, whole genome shotgun sequence, one DNA window encodes the following:
- the LOC107788253 gene encoding uncharacterized protein LOC107788253 has protein sequence MVRLRSILLFILLFKSFGSIIIAEQSEEEFSEALLLRPLPDRKVLAHFHFESKIPPTRTHGPHHSLFPKSIYQLVHKFRVREMELSFTQGRWNYGRWGGYDPISSRNAKPPGVELWATFDVPQHQVDASWRNLTHALSGLFCASINFLESSTAYSAPQWSFKSFAANVRYGTLPREAVCTENLTPWLKLLPCRDKAGLSALMDRPSIYRGFYHSQRLHLVSNEFDLAEASSGMVLEQTLTVVLQPVTLGSGMTSSVGSIRQPSWSLSSLFGRKVSGRCVLSNTSNVYVQLEPNLVSELKSTSEMQQESDVKNLISQAWSDMSFEMSDSPVRVVKEVYGFHKESSLLYEYSLANSSDSRPFDLEFRWKHPVTWSSQLAPLQASRFLMGSGNERGAIAISLKSVGRSEYTDSSEDEEGRCSLRVDVFQVVPWYVKVYFHTLKVYLDERLHSLADVVERTNVSPSEDKVSPGLMEIALRFPCDVNSVILTLEFDKGFLHIDEYPPDANQGFDIPSALIRFPEIKTKLHLFEDKSACKSPLISKLQEESPVLWYTEVLLVPLTTPDFSMPYNVITITCTVFALYFGSLLNALRRRVEEEERLLKSKATKDSGPIGVLLSKLSAKLRGKPLEPPKSSTLSSSKVSYKLILRVILVAGIAAAWQYFG, from the exons ATGGTTCGATTAAGATCAATTTTGCTATTTATTCTGCTCTTTAAGAGCTTCGGGTCTATTATTATTGCCGAACAAAGTGAAGAAGAGTTCTCAGAAGCACTGTTGTTGAGGCCATTACCAGATCGTAAAGTGTTGGCGCATTTTCACTTCGAAAGTAAAATCCCCCCAACTCGCACTCATGGCCCCCACCACAGTCTCTTCCCCAAATCCATTTATCAGCTG GTTCATAAATTTAGAGTTCGAGAAATGGAGCTGTCCTTCACACAAGGTCGCTGGAATTATGGACGCTGGGGTGGATACGACCCCATTTCAAGTAGAAATGCGAAGCCACCTGGAGTTGAACTGTGGGCTACTTTTGATGTTCCACAACATCAGGTCGACGCTTCTTGGAGAAATTTAACCCATGCtctttcagggctcttttgtgcttccATTAACTTCCTAGAGTCATCAACTGCATATTCTGCTCCTCAGTGGAGCTTCAAGTCATTTGCTGCAAATGTCAGGTACGGCACATTGCCCCGTGAGGCTGTTTGCACAGAGAACCTCACTCCATGGCTAAAGTTGCTTCCTTGCCGAGACAAAGCTGGGCTTTCTGCATTGATGGACAGACCTTCTATCTACCGAGGATTTTATCACTCTCAGAGATTGCATTTGGTCTCGAATGAATTTGATCTAGCTGAAGCAAGTTCCGGAATGGTGCTTGAACAGACACTTACCGTTGTTCTTCAACCGGTTACTTTAGGAAGTGGCATGACATCATCTGTTGGCTCAATACGACAGCCAAGTTGGTCATTGAGCTCGTTGTTTGGACGAAAAGTTAGTGGAAGGTGTGTTCTTTCAAATACTAGTAATGTGTATGTCCAATTAGAGCCAAATTTGGTGTCAGAGTTGAAGAGTACTTCAGAGATGCAACAAGAATCTGATGTTAAGAATTTGATATCTCAAGCTTGGAGTGACATGAGCTTTGAAATGTCTGATTCCCCAGTTAGGGTAGTTAAAGAAGTTTATGGCTTTCACAAGGAGTCATCCCTTCTATATGAATATTCTCTAGCAAATAGCAGTGATTCAAGGCCATTTGACTTGGAGTTCAGGTGGAAGCATCCCGTGACATGGTCATCTCAACTGGCACCTTTGCAGGCTAGCAGGTTCCTTATGGGAAGTGGGAATGAAAGGGGTGCAATAGCCATCTCCTTGAAATCTGTAGGAAGAAGTGAGTATACCGATTCTTCTGAAGATGAGGAAGGAAGATGCTCGTTACGCGTTGATGTGTTCCAAGTTGTGCCTTGGTATGTCAAGGTTTATTTCCACACGCTCAAAGTGTATCTGGATGAACGTCTGCATAGTTTAGCAGATGTCGTAGAAAGGACAAATGTCTCGCCTTCTGAAGACAAGGTTTCTCCTGGGCTAATGGAAATAGCATTGCGATTTCCCTGTGATGTGAACTCGGTGATATTGACATTGGAGTTTGATAAG GGTTTTCTTCACATCGATGAGTATCCTCCAGATGCTAATCAGGGTTTTGACATTCCATCAGCTTTAATCAGGTTTCCCGAGATCAAAACAAAGCTGCATTTATTTGAGGATAAATCTGCTTGCAAGTCACCTCTCATATCCAAGCTACAG GAAGAAAGCCCTGTTCTATGGTACACAGAAGTATTGCTTGTACCCTTGACCACTCCTGATTTTAGCATGCCATACAATGTCATCACAATTACATGCACTGTATTTGCTCTATATTTTGGATCACTTCTTAACGCACTACGTAGGCGTGTCGAAGAGGAGGAGAGGCTTCTGAAAAGTAAAG CTACCAAGGACAGTGGTCCAATAGGCGTGCTATTGTCCAAACTATCAGCTAAATTGAGGGGAAAACCGCTGGAACCACCGAAATCGTCCACATTGTCATCATCAAAAGTCAGTTATAAGCTGATTCTCAGAGTGATACTGGTGGCGGGTATTGCTGCTGCTTGGCAGTACTTTGGATAA
- the LOC107788251 gene encoding uncharacterized protein LOC107788251, translating into MSRGDDIDKKRVIKLFCPSLPKIVAIIAWEDQRLDLGFIARVFGLDPVTIKLNGHFISRGVDLIASSVTWNSLLSFFSARGLSIGDSDSRALIVEGKLSKIGSKRSHSPTEVEKGVLCKKELNGEREKHLEEINSLSRKKFKESTRGVALNLKRKLCLEDSGLLKRIKTYECDSGIREREVDFHKAISDKPLVCSLASEKLKRIRDDEMVVTALFKRIR; encoded by the exons ATGAGTAGAGGGGATGATATTGATAAGAAGAGAGTAATAAAGCTGTTCTGTCCTTCTCTACCAAAGATAGTAGCAATCATAGCTTGGGAAGACCAAAGACTTGATCTTGGTTTCATTGCACGTGTTTTTGGGCTTGACCCAGTAACTATAAAGCTAAATGGTCACTTTATTAGTAGAGGGGTTGATCTTATTGCTTCCTCTGTTACGTGGAATTCCCTTCTTTCGTTCTTCTCTGCTCGTGGGTTGTCCATTGGTGACTCTGATTCTCGCGCTCTCATTGTTGAAGGAAAGCTCTCTAAAATTGGTTCCAAAA GATCACATAGTCCAACAGAAGTTGAAAAGGGAGTGCTATGCAAGAAGGAACTCAATGGTGAGAGAGAGAAACATCTTGAGGAAATCAACTCCCTCAGTAGAAAGAAATTTAAGGAAAGCACTAGAG GAGTGGCATTGAACCTAAAAAGGAAGCTGTGTTTGGAAGATTCTGGTCTGTTGAAGAGAATAAAAACATATGAATGTGATTCAG GTATAAGAGAGAGAGAAGTTGATTTTCATAAGGCTATTTCAGATAAGCCACTTGTATGCAGTTTGGCTAGTGAAAAGCTGAAAAGGATTAGAGATGATGAGATGGTTGTAACTGCCCTTTTCAAGAGAATAAGATAG